The following are encoded together in the Myxococcus virescens genome:
- a CDS encoding fumarylacetoacetate hydrolase family protein has protein sequence MKLATLKDGTRDGRLIVVKRDNTAYALATNVALTLQAALDDWETKEPQLRALDAQLEAGTVQSRPLDVSALHAPLPRAYEWVDGSAYLNHVILVRKARGAEPPETLKTDPLVYQGGSGDFLAPTADIPLADEAWGLDFEGEVCAILGDTPQGTKAENAAPHVKLLMLANDVSLRNLIPNELAKGFGFFQSKPATAFSPFAVTPDELGAAWRDGRIHLRLRSVLNGQQVGDTDAGPEMHFSFFDLIQHLCKTRSYTAGTILGSGTVSNADRERGISCLAERRMIETIEQGAPKTPFMKPGDTIDIEMTDAEGRSVFGRISQKVVKVP, from the coding sequence TTGAAGCTCGCGACGCTCAAGGACGGAACCCGTGACGGCCGCCTCATTGTCGTCAAGCGGGACAACACGGCCTATGCGCTGGCCACCAACGTGGCGCTCACGCTGCAAGCCGCGCTGGATGACTGGGAGACGAAGGAACCCCAACTGCGCGCGCTGGATGCCCAGTTGGAGGCGGGCACGGTGCAGAGCCGCCCGCTGGACGTCAGCGCCCTGCACGCGCCCCTGCCGCGCGCCTACGAATGGGTGGACGGCAGCGCGTACCTCAACCACGTCATCCTGGTGCGCAAGGCGCGCGGCGCCGAGCCCCCGGAGACGTTGAAGACGGACCCGCTGGTGTACCAGGGCGGCTCCGGGGACTTCCTGGCGCCCACCGCCGACATCCCCCTGGCCGACGAGGCCTGGGGCCTGGATTTCGAAGGCGAGGTCTGCGCCATCCTGGGCGACACGCCCCAGGGCACGAAGGCGGAGAACGCGGCGCCGCACGTCAAGCTGCTGATGCTGGCCAATGACGTGTCCCTGCGCAACCTCATCCCCAACGAGCTGGCCAAGGGCTTCGGCTTCTTCCAGAGCAAGCCGGCCACGGCCTTCAGCCCCTTCGCGGTGACGCCGGACGAGCTGGGCGCGGCCTGGCGCGACGGGCGCATCCACTTGCGGCTGCGCTCGGTGCTCAACGGGCAGCAGGTGGGCGACACGGACGCGGGTCCGGAGATGCACTTCTCCTTCTTCGACCTCATCCAGCACCTGTGCAAGACGCGCAGCTACACGGCGGGCACCATCCTGGGCAGCGGCACCGTGTCCAACGCGGACCGCGAGCGCGGCATCTCCTGCCTCGCCGAGCGCCGGATGATTGAGACGATTGAGCAGGGCGCGCCCAAGACGCCCTTCATGAAGCCGGGCGACACCATCGACATCGAGATGACGGACGCCGAGGGCCGCAGCGTGTTCGGCCGCATCTCCCAGAAGGTGGTGAAGGTTCCATGA
- a CDS encoding trypsin-like serine peptidase: MRIPRTDARRKLLGALLCTFSVAACGPAPEGEPAGSGSTEQPVVYGNDDRMDVYAHPDATLRQYAMQASAVMVDPFEIDDSDPNNVVFTSLTLGEYGNLCPGQRFIDDPSPGYCSGTLIDDDLLLTAGHCVETAADCRDFKWAFNFYRPDANSVQTMTTQDIFSCKEIVVRRDNTSGGRTLDYAIIRLDRPAAPRFTPAPIRPGNAAMTTGANVAVIGSGSGIPLKIDAGGIVRNGRASTLDYFTATTDTFGGNSGSAVYDMSSHTIAGILVRGETDYVIQGSCYVVNECSQNGTDCGGEDITYVRPAIEAFCAAHTSVRLCNTTPPPPTSFDFTASNTQNATVNTTRHMVELTAGQSITVGTCGLTGASATGDTWLRVNGPSGIEVASNDDGCATGRGSKVTFTAGAAGNYEIIAGCYGNTSCSGTVAWTIGTATPPATSGTFNYSSVNSDSARQNTTNENVTLTAGQSLSFGTCNVAGASGTGDSFIRLYNAAGTQVKFNDDGAGCGSLSHATYTVPAGAGGTYQIRAGCYGNTSCSGTVGWTVQ, encoded by the coding sequence ATGCGTATCCCCCGGACCGACGCCCGCAGGAAGCTGCTCGGCGCGCTGTTGTGTACCTTCTCCGTCGCGGCCTGTGGACCGGCTCCGGAGGGCGAGCCCGCTGGCAGCGGCTCCACCGAGCAGCCCGTCGTCTATGGCAACGACGACCGGATGGACGTGTACGCGCACCCCGACGCCACCCTGCGGCAGTACGCCATGCAGGCCAGCGCCGTCATGGTCGACCCCTTCGAGATTGACGACTCGGACCCCAACAACGTCGTCTTCACCAGCCTCACGCTGGGCGAGTATGGCAACCTCTGCCCGGGCCAGCGCTTCATCGACGACCCGTCGCCCGGCTACTGCTCGGGCACGCTCATCGACGATGACCTCCTGCTGACCGCCGGCCACTGCGTGGAAACCGCGGCCGACTGCAGGGACTTCAAGTGGGCCTTCAACTTCTACCGGCCCGACGCGAACTCGGTGCAGACCATGACCACGCAGGACATCTTCAGCTGCAAGGAGATTGTCGTGCGGCGGGACAACACCTCCGGCGGCCGCACGCTGGACTACGCCATCATCCGCCTGGACCGTCCGGCGGCGCCGCGCTTCACGCCCGCGCCCATCCGCCCGGGCAACGCCGCCATGACGACGGGCGCCAACGTGGCCGTCATCGGCTCGGGCAGCGGCATCCCGCTCAAGATTGACGCGGGTGGCATCGTCCGCAATGGCCGCGCCAGCACCCTGGACTACTTCACCGCCACCACCGACACCTTCGGCGGCAACTCCGGCTCGGCCGTCTACGACATGTCCAGCCACACCATCGCCGGCATCCTGGTGCGCGGCGAAACGGACTACGTCATTCAGGGCAGCTGCTACGTCGTGAACGAGTGCAGCCAGAACGGCACGGACTGCGGCGGCGAGGACATCACCTACGTCCGCCCGGCCATCGAGGCGTTCTGCGCCGCCCACACCAGCGTCCGGCTGTGCAACACCACGCCGCCGCCGCCGACGTCCTTCGACTTCACGGCCAGCAACACCCAGAACGCCACCGTGAACACCACCCGCCACATGGTGGAGCTCACCGCCGGCCAGAGCATCACCGTGGGCACCTGCGGCCTGACGGGCGCCAGCGCCACCGGTGACACGTGGCTGCGCGTCAATGGCCCCAGCGGCATCGAGGTCGCCTCCAACGATGATGGCTGCGCCACGGGCCGCGGCTCCAAGGTGACCTTCACCGCCGGCGCGGCTGGGAACTACGAAATCATCGCGGGCTGCTACGGCAACACCAGCTGCAGCGGCACGGTGGCGTGGACCATTGGCACGGCGACGCCGCCGGCCACCTCCGGCACGTTCAACTACAGCTCGGTCAACTCCGACAGCGCGCGGCAGAACACCACCAACGAGAACGTCACCCTCACGGCCGGCCAGAGCCTCTCCTTCGGCACCTGCAACGTGGCGGGCGCCTCCGGCACGGGTGACTCGTTCATCCGCCTGTACAACGCCGCCGGCACGCAGGTGAAGTTCAACGACGACGGCGCCGGTTGCGGCTCGCTGTCCCACGCCACCTACACGGTGCCGGCGGGCGCGGGCGGCACGTATCAGATCCGCGCGGGCTGCTACGGCAACACCAGCTGCAGCGGCACGGTGGGCTGGACCGTCCAGTAG
- the serA gene encoding phosphoglycerate dehydrogenase has translation MSTPQFPPSPTRAISSDGPFRALLLENIHPSAGEMLAAEGFQVERVSSALKPDELAERLKGVHLLGIRSKTTVPLAALEHAENLLAIGAFCIGTNQVDLTSANTHGIPVFNAPFSNTRSVAEMVIAEVIVLTRQLFERSREVHAGQWRKVATGSHEVRGKTLGIIGYGHIGSQLGVIAEALGMRVLYFDVMTKLPLGNAQPAITLEELLGASDFVTLHVPALPTTHMMMGAEQIAQMKKGACLINASRGTVVDIDALARALKSQHLGGAAVDVYPEEPESNSDGFVTALQGLPNVVLTPHIGGSTEEAQASIGKEVATSLLKYFKAGASTGAVNFPNIESPLIPGTHRILNVHRNIPGVLRDINRIVSDLNANIHAQVLSTDANIGYLLMDLDQDVSTPVCDAIAGLETDIKTRILS, from the coding sequence ATGAGCACTCCCCAGTTCCCGCCCTCTCCGACGCGCGCCATCAGCAGTGACGGCCCCTTCCGAGCCCTGCTGCTGGAGAACATCCACCCGTCCGCGGGCGAGATGCTGGCCGCCGAGGGCTTCCAGGTGGAGCGCGTCTCGTCCGCCCTCAAGCCGGACGAGCTGGCGGAGCGGCTGAAGGGGGTGCACCTGCTGGGCATCCGCAGCAAGACGACGGTGCCGCTCGCGGCGCTGGAGCACGCGGAGAACCTGCTGGCCATCGGGGCCTTCTGCATCGGCACCAACCAGGTGGACCTGACGTCCGCCAACACGCACGGCATCCCCGTCTTCAACGCGCCCTTCAGCAACACGCGCAGCGTGGCGGAGATGGTGATTGCGGAAGTCATCGTCCTGACGCGGCAGCTCTTCGAGCGCAGCCGGGAGGTCCACGCGGGCCAGTGGCGCAAGGTGGCCACCGGCAGCCATGAGGTGCGCGGCAAGACGCTGGGCATCATCGGCTATGGCCACATCGGCTCGCAGCTGGGCGTCATCGCCGAGGCGCTGGGCATGCGCGTCCTCTACTTCGACGTGATGACCAAGCTGCCGCTGGGCAACGCGCAGCCAGCCATCACCCTGGAGGAGCTGCTCGGCGCTTCCGACTTCGTCACCCTCCACGTGCCCGCGCTGCCCACCACGCACATGATGATGGGCGCCGAGCAGATTGCCCAGATGAAGAAGGGCGCCTGCCTCATCAACGCCAGCCGAGGCACGGTGGTGGACATCGACGCGCTGGCGCGGGCGCTCAAGTCCCAGCACCTGGGCGGCGCCGCGGTGGACGTCTACCCGGAGGAGCCGGAGAGCAACTCGGACGGCTTCGTCACCGCGCTCCAGGGCCTGCCCAACGTGGTCCTCACGCCGCACATCGGCGGGTCCACGGAAGAGGCGCAGGCCTCCATCGGCAAGGAGGTGGCCACCAGCCTGCTGAAGTACTTCAAGGCGGGCGCCAGCACGGGCGCGGTCAACTTCCCGAACATCGAGTCGCCGCTCATCCCGGGCACGCACCGCATCCTCAACGTGCACCGCAACATCCCGGGCGTGCTGCGCGACATCAACCGCATCGTCTCCGACCTCAACGCCAACATCCACGCCCAGGTGCTCAGCACGGACGCCAACATCGGCTACCTGCTGATGGACCTGGACCAGGACGTGTCCACCCCGGTGTGCGACGCCATCGCCGGGCTGGAGACGGACATCAAGACGCGCATCCTGTCCTGA
- a CDS encoding FAD-binding oxidoreductase produces the protein MSTAALPADFLQAITEGFPVDFLTREPGELQEYGRDWTRVYAPAPAAVALPRTTDEVSRLLALCHQHHIAVVPSGGRTGLAGGAVAARGELVLSLQRMTRMGPVDLLGNTVRVQAGAVTEAVHHHCAEHGLTWPVDFASKGSSTVGGNIATNAGGVKVIRYGLTRQWVLGLQVVTAQGEVLELNGALEKNNTGTDLRQLFIGSEGTLGVITEATLKLTQLPGKQDVFLFAVPDVAAVLRLFRDARRQNAFSISAYEFFTDRCMARLGRHRKLRPPFETPSECYVLLEAEAKDAAAVEGWLGSLFERELVTDGVQAQGAAQAAELWALREGISESLSATGLPHKNDISLPVAGLEAFCAELEAIFSARYPGWEICLFGHIGDGNLHVNVMKPDAMDKAEFLAHTKQADPTMFALVQKHGGSISAEHGVGLLKKDYLGYSRAPAELALLRTLKRALDPRCILNPGKVVDA, from the coding sequence ATGTCCACCGCCGCGCTCCCCGCCGACTTCCTCCAGGCCATCACCGAGGGCTTCCCCGTAGACTTCCTCACCCGGGAGCCTGGGGAACTCCAGGAGTACGGCCGCGATTGGACGCGCGTCTACGCGCCCGCCCCCGCCGCCGTGGCGCTTCCCCGGACGACGGACGAGGTCTCCCGGCTGCTCGCCCTGTGCCACCAGCATCACATCGCCGTGGTGCCCTCCGGCGGTCGCACCGGGCTGGCAGGCGGCGCGGTGGCGGCCCGGGGCGAGCTGGTCCTGTCCCTCCAGCGCATGACGCGCATGGGGCCGGTGGACCTGCTCGGCAATACGGTGCGTGTGCAGGCGGGCGCGGTGACGGAGGCCGTCCATCACCACTGTGCGGAGCACGGCCTCACCTGGCCGGTGGACTTCGCCTCCAAGGGCTCCAGCACGGTGGGTGGCAACATCGCCACCAACGCGGGCGGGGTGAAGGTCATCCGTTACGGCCTCACGCGCCAGTGGGTGCTGGGGCTCCAGGTCGTCACCGCCCAGGGGGAGGTGCTGGAGCTCAATGGCGCGCTGGAGAAGAACAACACCGGCACGGACCTGCGCCAGCTCTTCATCGGCAGCGAGGGCACCCTGGGCGTCATCACCGAGGCCACCCTCAAGCTCACCCAGCTCCCCGGCAAGCAGGACGTGTTCCTCTTCGCGGTGCCGGACGTGGCGGCCGTGCTGCGGTTGTTCCGCGACGCGCGCCGGCAGAACGCCTTCAGCATCTCCGCCTACGAGTTCTTCACCGACCGGTGCATGGCGCGCCTGGGCCGCCACCGCAAGCTGCGCCCGCCCTTCGAGACGCCCAGCGAGTGCTACGTGCTGCTGGAGGCGGAGGCGAAGGACGCCGCCGCGGTGGAGGGCTGGTTGGGCTCGCTCTTCGAACGCGAGCTGGTGACGGACGGCGTCCAGGCCCAGGGCGCGGCGCAGGCGGCCGAGCTGTGGGCGCTGCGCGAGGGCATCAGCGAGAGCCTCTCCGCCACCGGCCTGCCGCACAAGAACGACATCTCCCTGCCGGTTGCGGGGCTGGAGGCCTTCTGCGCGGAGCTGGAGGCCATCTTCAGCGCGCGCTACCCGGGCTGGGAAATCTGCCTCTTCGGCCACATCGGCGACGGCAACCTGCACGTCAACGTGATGAAGCCGGACGCCATGGACAAGGCGGAGTTCCTGGCCCACACGAAGCAGGCGGACCCCACCATGTTCGCGCTGGTGCAGAAGCACGGCGGAAGCATCTCCGCCGAGCACGGCGTCGGCCTGCTGAAGAAGGACTACCTGGGCTACTCACGCGCGCCGGCGGAGCTGGCCTTGCTGCGCACCCTCAAGCGGGCGCTGGACCCTCGATGCATCCTCAACCCGGGCAAGGTCGTGGATGCCTGA
- the chrA gene encoding chromate efflux transporter — translation MRPSSSPQGGLPSSPASPVDRAAALRELAGLFLRLGTFAFGGPAAHIAMMEDEVVRRRGWLSREEFVDLLGATNLIPGPNSTELAIHIGHRRAGWPGLLVAGACFILPAFFMVAVIAWAYTRFGTLPKVDAVLHGVKAVIIAVVAQALWGLLRTVVRTPLAACVGAAAVAAAFMGVNELLLLLLSGLAVLAWRGMERQRAGAPRAGVAPLWPLLSLGATTATAAAPFTLHGLFLFFVKVGSVLYGSGYVLLAFLRTGLVERYGWLTEAQLLDAVAVGQVTPGPVFTTATFIGYVMGGPSGAVVATAGIFLPAFVFVALSGPLVPRLRRSWVAGAFLDGVNVASLALMAVVTWQLGRAVLVSPLPVALAAVAAVLLIRYRVNSAWLVLGGGCVGVLAAGGLSAG, via the coding sequence ATGCGTCCCTCTTCGTCCCCTCAGGGTGGTCTTCCGTCGTCTCCCGCTTCGCCGGTGGACCGCGCCGCCGCGCTGCGGGAGCTGGCGGGGTTGTTCCTCCGGCTGGGGACGTTCGCCTTCGGCGGCCCGGCGGCTCACATCGCGATGATGGAGGACGAGGTCGTGCGCCGCCGCGGCTGGCTGTCGCGCGAGGAGTTCGTGGACCTGCTCGGCGCCACGAACCTGATTCCGGGGCCCAACTCCACGGAGCTGGCCATCCACATCGGCCATCGGCGCGCGGGCTGGCCCGGCCTGCTGGTGGCGGGCGCGTGCTTCATCCTCCCCGCCTTCTTCATGGTCGCGGTCATCGCCTGGGCGTACACGCGATTCGGCACGCTGCCGAAGGTGGACGCCGTGTTGCACGGCGTGAAGGCCGTCATCATCGCCGTGGTGGCCCAGGCGCTCTGGGGGCTGCTGCGCACCGTCGTGCGGACACCGCTGGCCGCCTGCGTGGGCGCGGCTGCCGTGGCGGCGGCTTTCATGGGCGTCAATGAGCTGCTCCTGCTGCTCCTGTCGGGGCTCGCCGTGCTCGCGTGGCGCGGCATGGAACGACAACGGGCAGGCGCGCCTCGGGCGGGGGTGGCGCCGCTGTGGCCGTTGCTGTCCTTGGGGGCCACCACCGCCACGGCTGCCGCGCCGTTCACCCTGCACGGCCTCTTCCTCTTCTTCGTCAAGGTGGGCTCTGTGCTGTACGGCAGCGGCTACGTGCTGCTGGCCTTCCTCCGCACCGGGTTGGTGGAGCGCTACGGTTGGCTGACCGAAGCCCAGCTGCTGGACGCGGTGGCGGTGGGGCAGGTGACGCCGGGGCCCGTGTTCACCACGGCCACCTTCATCGGCTACGTGATGGGCGGCCCATCGGGCGCGGTGGTGGCCACGGCGGGCATCTTCCTGCCCGCCTTCGTCTTCGTGGCGCTGAGTGGACCGCTGGTGCCACGGCTGCGCCGCTCGTGGGTGGCCGGCGCCTTCCTGGACGGCGTCAACGTGGCGTCGCTCGCGCTGATGGCGGTGGTGACGTGGCAGTTGGGGCGGGCTGTGCTGGTGAGTCCGTTGCCGGTGGCCCTGGCGGCCGTGGCCGCCGTGCTGCTCATCCGCTATCGCGTCAATTCCGCGTGGTTGGTGCTGGGCGGCGGCTGCGTGGGAGTGCTGGCCGCCGGGGGTCTCAGCGCGGGGTGA
- the maiA gene encoding maleylacetoacetate isomerase yields the protein MKGLRLYSYWRSSASWRVRIGLHLKRLEFEYVPVHLVKDGGEQNSAAYRAVNPMRTLPTLEWTEADGTVRRLSQSLPVLEYLDERFPAPALLPADAFLRAKARMLAEMVNSGIQPLQNLSVMQHVKQSLNADDKAWSAYWNTRGLEALEAAVQSTMGRFCVGDAVSLADVCLVPQLYGARRFGVDLSPYPTLLRIEAECQALPAFQAAQADRQPDAVPA from the coding sequence ATGAAGGGCCTTCGGCTCTACAGCTACTGGCGCTCGTCCGCGTCCTGGCGGGTGCGCATCGGCCTGCACCTGAAGCGGCTGGAGTTCGAGTACGTGCCGGTGCACCTGGTGAAGGACGGCGGCGAGCAGAACAGCGCCGCGTACCGGGCGGTCAATCCCATGCGCACGCTGCCCACGCTGGAGTGGACGGAGGCGGATGGCACGGTGCGCCGGTTGTCCCAGTCGCTGCCGGTGCTGGAGTACCTGGACGAGCGCTTCCCGGCGCCCGCGCTGTTGCCCGCTGACGCGTTCCTCCGGGCGAAGGCCCGGATGCTGGCGGAGATGGTGAACTCCGGCATCCAGCCCCTGCAGAACCTGTCCGTGATGCAGCACGTGAAGCAGTCGCTGAACGCGGATGACAAGGCGTGGTCGGCCTACTGGAACACGCGGGGCCTGGAGGCCCTGGAGGCGGCGGTGCAGTCCACGATGGGCCGCTTCTGCGTCGGGGACGCGGTGTCGCTCGCGGACGTGTGCCTGGTGCCGCAGCTCTATGGGGCGCGCCGCTTCGGCGTGGACCTGTCGCCGTACCCCACGCTGCTGCGCATCGAAGCCGAGTGCCAGGCGCTGCCCGCCTTCCAGGCCGCCCAGGCCGACCGGCAGCCGGACGCGGTTCCCGCCTGA
- a CDS encoding carboxypeptidase regulatory-like domain-containing protein, whose amino-acid sequence MTGQALLEGESHHEGTTVILSGVRDSVTTDAQGRFTFDNVPPGTHTVEAHRSNYEQAGNTLEVQPGQTTSVDLSLSRRQEALVLQAPALTVQRGHLKLTGSGFGEARGTSRVSIGGVDAEEYLSWSDTEVVVRVPGSLVPGEQEVVVTPGVDWKPAATASLRVLRQRTLAHAADWGIGVLPNNTVTVWGSADSLNDVTPTPAGLSDVVSVGAGMSFAVALQADGTVVKWGGPDPVPVPAGLSDVVDISANGVLVLALKRDGTVVAIGAETDPQTHVPEGLQDVVAVSAGAYHGMALKADGTLTVWGQDVFDLLAVPADLDDAVAIANTSSSALALRADGTAAVWGFGAAYYDLALTPDLSDVVEVAAGEHHYMALRSNGTVVAWGNGAYGQTTLPAGLTDVAAVAGQAFNKSLALRHNGTIAAWGDTTSAWTLPPPGLVLRVPAR is encoded by the coding sequence GTGACGGGGCAGGCCCTCCTCGAAGGGGAGAGCCACCATGAGGGCACCACCGTCATCCTCTCCGGCGTGCGCGACAGCGTGACCACGGACGCGCAAGGCCGCTTCACGTTCGACAACGTCCCCCCGGGAACGCACACCGTGGAGGCCCATCGGAGCAACTACGAGCAGGCCGGGAACACGCTGGAGGTCCAACCGGGTCAGACGACGTCGGTCGACCTGTCGCTGAGCCGCCGCCAGGAAGCCCTGGTGCTCCAGGCGCCCGCCCTCACCGTGCAGCGGGGCCACCTGAAGCTCACCGGCTCCGGCTTCGGCGAGGCGCGTGGCACCTCCCGCGTCTCCATCGGCGGCGTGGACGCCGAGGAATACCTGTCCTGGTCGGACACCGAGGTGGTGGTGCGCGTGCCGGGGAGCCTCGTGCCCGGCGAGCAGGAGGTCGTCGTCACGCCTGGCGTGGATTGGAAGCCCGCCGCCACCGCGTCGCTGCGAGTGCTCCGGCAGCGGACCCTCGCGCATGCGGCCGACTGGGGCATTGGCGTCCTGCCGAACAACACCGTCACCGTCTGGGGCTCGGCCGACTCCCTGAATGATGTCACTCCGACGCCAGCAGGGCTTTCCGATGTCGTGAGCGTGGGCGCGGGGATGTCCTTCGCCGTGGCCCTGCAGGCGGATGGAACCGTCGTCAAGTGGGGAGGCCCCGACCCCGTCCCGGTGCCCGCGGGCCTGTCGGACGTCGTGGACATCAGCGCGAACGGAGTCCTGGTCCTCGCGCTCAAGCGGGATGGGACGGTCGTGGCCATCGGCGCGGAAACCGACCCGCAGACGCATGTCCCTGAAGGGCTTCAGGACGTGGTCGCGGTGTCCGCGGGGGCGTACCACGGCATGGCGCTCAAGGCGGATGGCACCCTCACCGTCTGGGGGCAGGACGTGTTCGACCTCCTCGCCGTCCCGGCGGACCTGGACGACGCAGTGGCCATCGCCAACACGAGCAGCAGCGCGCTGGCGCTGCGGGCGGACGGGACCGCGGCCGTCTGGGGATTTGGCGCGGCGTACTACGACCTCGCGCTCACCCCGGACCTCAGCGACGTCGTGGAGGTCGCGGCAGGCGAACACCACTACATGGCGCTCCGGTCCAACGGCACCGTCGTCGCCTGGGGGAACGGCGCCTATGGCCAGACGACGCTCCCTGCGGGATTGACGGATGTCGCCGCCGTCGCGGGCCAGGCCTTCAACAAGAGCCTGGCGCTCCGGCACAACGGCACCATCGCGGCCTGGGGAGACACCACCTCTGCCTGGACCCTGCCTCCGCCGGGCCTGGTCCTCCGCGTCCCTGCCCGGTAG
- a CDS encoding STAS/SEC14 domain-containing protein: MPFQITVHSQDRILEVVYPPQVTTADLAEYLADVKKAINDLAGEWSALVDQSQLRVMPSDVVTAMASLNAFAQLHGMKRSARVVSDAPSGLQAWRMTKRAMLSIPTRTFETRGEALQWLRDPDAD, from the coding sequence ATGCCATTCCAGATCACCGTTCACTCGCAGGACCGCATCCTCGAGGTTGTCTATCCCCCGCAAGTCACGACCGCGGACCTGGCCGAGTACCTGGCCGACGTGAAGAAGGCCATCAACGACCTGGCCGGTGAGTGGTCCGCCCTGGTGGACCAGTCCCAGCTCCGGGTGATGCCCAGCGACGTGGTGACGGCCATGGCCAGCCTCAACGCCTTCGCCCAGCTCCACGGCATGAAGCGCTCCGCCCGGGTCGTCAGTGACGCCCCCTCCGGACTCCAGGCCTGGCGGATGACGAAGCGCGCCATGCTGAGCATCCCCACCCGCACCTTCGAGACGCGCGGGGAAGCCCTCCAGTGGCTGCGCGACCCCGACGCGGACTGA